Sequence from the Luteibacter aegosomaticola genome:
AGATCGGTAGGCACGCCGTTCATTCGCGGCTCCAGTCACGCGAGCGCGTCTTCTTGGTCTGGCTACGCTGGGACTTGCCGGCGAGGCGGCGCTCTTTCGAGGCGCGGGTAGGCTTCGTTGCCACCCGCTTCTTCGCCACGAGGGTCGCGGCGTGGATGATCTCAACCAGCCGCTCGCGCGCATCGTCGCGGTTACGGGCCTGGTCACGGAAGCGGCGGGCCTGGATGACCAGGGTGCCCGCATCCGTCATCCGCCGGTCGCTCTTGGCGAGCAGCCGCTCGCGCACGGCCTCGGGCAGCGACGGCGAGTTGGCGACGTCGAATCGGAGTTCCACCGCACTCTCCGTGCGGTTGACGTGCTGCCCGCCTGGGCCGTCGGCACGCGTAAAGCGCTCGATCAACTCGGAGTCGGGGATGGCGATGGAGGGGGTGACGATAAGCATGACGGCGCAAATTCTAGCAGCGTGCGGCAAAACGTCATGACGCGGCGCAATCCGTAACGGCGATGCCTAGCCGGTGGAGGTGTGCTCTACGGCGGAAAGCGCCTCTTCCCATCCAAACCGCGCAGCGATGGCCAGCCACGTGGCATCGAGCCCCGCCTCGATCGCCAGGGGCGCGCCCGTCACCGGGTGGGTGAACGTCAGCCGCTGCGCATGCAGAAGCAAGCGGTGGGAGCTGAAGTGCTGCTTGAACAGGCGGTTGTGGTCGCCGCGGCCGTGCTGGCTGTCGCCGACGATCGGGTGATGGATATGCGCGAAGTGCTTGCGGATCTGGCGGAAACGCCCGGTACGCGGTTCGGCCACGACCAAGGCGTAGCGCTGCTTGTCGTAGCGGCCCAGCGGGATATCCACTTCGACAGTAGCCAGGCGGCGGTAGTCGGTCGTCGCATCGCGACGGGGCCCGGTATCGCGTGAGCCCGGTAGCGGGTAATCCACCGTGCCTTCTTCAGGCTCCGGCCAACCACGCACCACCGCGAGGTAGCGCTTGCTCACCGTGCGGCCCATGAACTGTTCGCCGAGCTGGCTGGCGACTTCGGAAGAGCGCGCCACGAGCAAGACACCCGACGTCGCGCGGTCCAGCCGGTGCGCCAGATGCAGACGGCCTTCGACCTGCTCGCGGAGCAGGTCGATCAGGAACGCATCGTCAGGCCCGACGAACTTGGAACGATGCACCGCCAGGTTGGCGGGCTTGTTGACGGCGACGATGTCGTCGTCCTGGTAAAGGATCTCAAGCACGGTCGGCAGACTCAGGGATGGCGCCGCGGCCAGCCCGCGATGAAGGCGACCACACCCAGTACAGCGGCCACGGCCGCAGGCCACATGCCCCGCGGTGCCAGCGTGCCGACCAGCGCGGCGCAGATGAGCAGCGACGAGCCAAGCATGCCGAAGGCCAGCAGCCGGCGCGTGCGCCGAGCCTCGTCCTGCGCCAGTACCAGCGCGCGAGGGTCGGCGATCTCACGGCGTTCGCCGCTCGCCACCTGGCGCAGCGCATCGCGCACCAGTTCAGGCACGCGCGGCGCGGTGTGGATCCACTCCGGCAGCCGACGGCGCACGTCGCGCAGCGTGGCGCGCACGCTGTAGCGCTCGCGCAGGATCCGCCGCAGCACCGGATGGGCGACAGCCCAGATATCGATCTCGGGATCGAGCATGCGTCCGACGCCTTCGATATTGAGCAGGGTCTTTTGCAGCAGGATCAGCTGGGGCTGCAGGGTCAGCTCGAAACGGCGCGCGGTCTGGAACAGCTTCACCACCAGTTCGGCGATGGAGATCTGCGAAAGCGGGCGGGTGAAGTACGGCTCGCACACCGTGCGCACCGCGGCTTCCAGTTCATCCAGGCGAATCGTCGACGGCATCCACCCCGCCGCGACGTGTAGCTGCGCGATGCGGGCATAGTCGCGCTCGAACAGCGCGATGAAGTTCTCGGCCAGCCAGTACTGGTCGGCTTCGGGCAACGAACCCATGATGCCGAAATCGAGCGCGATGAAACGCGGCTCGTCGACCCGCGCGGTGTCCACCCAGATGTTGCCCGGGTGCGCATCGGCGTGGAAGAAGTTGTCGCGGAACACCTGTTCGTAGAAGAGACGCACGCCCTTTTCAGCGAGGTGCTTGCGGTCGAGGCCGGCCGCATCGATCGCGGCGATATCGTCGGCACTCACGCCACGCACGCGCTCCAGCGTGAGCGCGCGCTCGGTGCTCAGATCCCAGATGACCTCGGGCACGTAAAGATCGATACCGCTGGCGAAGTTGCGACGGAGCAGGCTGGCGCTGGCGCCTTCGCGCTGCAGGTCCAGCTCGTTGTCGAGCATCTTCTCCACTTCCGCCACCACTTCGAGCGGGCGGATCTTGTCGGCATTGGGGTGCCAGCGCTGGGCGAGTTCACCGAGCGAGTGCAGCAGGTCGATGTCGCGTGCGATGCGCTTGTCGATGCCGGGGCGCAACACCTTGACCACCACCTCACGGCCATCGTGCATCGTGGCGGCGTGCACCTGGGCGATGGATGCCGATGCGAGCGGTGTTTCGTCGAACTGGGCAAACAGCGTCGCCACCGGCGCCTTCAGCTCGCGCTCGATGATCGCGCGGGCCTCGGCACCGGGGAACGGTGGCACCTGGTCCTGGAGCAGGGCCAGCTCGTCGGCGACATCCGCCGGGACAAGGTCGCGGCGAGTGGACAGTACCTGGCCGGCTTTCACGAAGATCGGGCCCAGCTCGGTCATCGCCAGGCGCAGGCGCGCGCCGCGAGGGAGGTTCCGAACGTCGGCCGGTGCTTTCGGGAAGAACAGGCGCACCATCTTCAAAGGACGGAACAGATGCGCGCCATCGACCAGTTCATCGAGCTGGTACTTGAGCAGGATGGCGGCA
This genomic interval carries:
- the arfB gene encoding alternative ribosome rescue aminoacyl-tRNA hydrolase ArfB, coding for MLIVTPSIAIPDSELIERFTRADGPGGQHVNRTESAVELRFDVANSPSLPEAVRERLLAKSDRRMTDAGTLVIQARRFRDQARNRDDARERLVEIIHAATLVAKKRVATKPTRASKERRLAGKSQRSQTKKTRSRDWSRE
- a CDS encoding pseudouridine synthase; this translates as MLEILYQDDDIVAVNKPANLAVHRSKFVGPDDAFLIDLLREQVEGRLHLAHRLDRATSGVLLVARSSEVASQLGEQFMGRTVSKRYLAVVRGWPEPEEGTVDYPLPGSRDTGPRRDATTDYRRLATVEVDIPLGRYDKQRYALVVAEPRTGRFRQIRKHFAHIHHPIVGDSQHGRGDHNRLFKQHFSSHRLLLHAQRLTFTHPVTGAPLAIEAGLDATWLAIAARFGWEEALSAVEHTSTG
- the ubiB gene encoding ubiquinone biosynthesis regulatory protein kinase UbiB — translated: MTPLRLAPRLLRVAAILLKYQLDELVDGAHLFRPLKMVRLFFPKAPADVRNLPRGARLRLAMTELGPIFVKAGQVLSTRRDLVPADVADELALLQDQVPPFPGAEARAIIERELKAPVATLFAQFDETPLASASIAQVHAATMHDGREVVVKVLRPGIDKRIARDIDLLHSLGELAQRWHPNADKIRPLEVVAEVEKMLDNELDLQREGASASLLRRNFASGIDLYVPEVIWDLSTERALTLERVRGVSADDIAAIDAAGLDRKHLAEKGVRLFYEQVFRDNFFHADAHPGNIWVDTARVDEPRFIALDFGIMGSLPEADQYWLAENFIALFERDYARIAQLHVAAGWMPSTIRLDELEAAVRTVCEPYFTRPLSQISIAELVVKLFQTARRFELTLQPQLILLQKTLLNIEGVGRMLDPEIDIWAVAHPVLRRILRERYSVRATLRDVRRRLPEWIHTAPRVPELVRDALRQVASGERREIADPRALVLAQDEARRTRRLLAFGMLGSSLLICAALVGTLAPRGMWPAAVAAVLGVVAFIAGWPRRHP